Proteins encoded together in one Clostridiales bacterium window:
- a CDS encoding winged helix-turn-helix transcriptional regulator encodes MIEIFKSLSEESRLRIISLLMQKEMCVCEIETCLKMTQSNASRHLTDLKRSGILESYKKAQWTYYKISPNFIENNKELWEYLKKEIRNMRFYAKDLEEYKKCAGSCIVNKKPH; translated from the coding sequence ATGATAGAGATTTTTAAATCACTCTCAGAAGAAAGCAGGCTACGAATTATATCATTATTAATGCAAAAAGAAATGTGCGTATGCGAGATTGAGACTTGCCTAAAAATGACACAGTCAAACGCTTCAAGGCATTTAACAGATTTGAAGAGAAGCGGCATTCTTGAAAGCTACAAAAAGGCGCAATGGACTTATTATAAAATAAGCCCCAATTTTATTGAGAACAATAAAGAGCTTTGGGAATATTTAAAAAAAGAGATAAGAAATATGAGATTTTACGCAAAAGACCTTGAAGAATATAAAAAATGCGCTGGCTCTTGCATTGTTAACAAAAAACCGCACTAG
- a CDS encoding arsenate reductase ArsC: MKENKKKLKIAFICAHNSCRSQIAEALGKHFDVFESYSAGTEIKSHINPDAVRLMKKLYGIDMELTQRPKLLSEIPAVDIVITMGCDVECPNLPSKIKEDWGLDDPTGKSDEEFVKVIRAIENNIKQLIQKVSRRSELF, encoded by the coding sequence ATGAAAGAAAATAAAAAAAAATTAAAAATAGCTTTTATATGCGCTCATAATTCCTGCCGTTCTCAAATAGCTGAAGCTTTAGGCAAACATTTTGATGTGTTTGAAAGTTATAGCGCAGGAACAGAAATAAAATCTCATATTAACCCGGACGCTGTAAGGCTTATGAAAAAACTATATGGGATTGATATGGAGCTTACCCAGCGTCCAAAACTTTTATCGGAGATTCCTGCTGTTGATATTGTTATAACAATGGGTTGCGATGTGGAATGTCCAAATCTACCAAGCAAAATAAAGGAAGACTGGGGACTAGATGATCCAACAGGTAAAAGCGATGAGGAATTTGTTAAAGTTATAAGAGCTATCGAAAATAATATTAAACAGCTTATTCAAAAAGTTAGCAGGCGTTCTGAGTTGTTTTAA
- a CDS encoding beta-glucosidase → MKKTYTASKIVFNIFAILFGFVMLASTLSLEMKDLITEQVFGGYKTEIVTVGEGEDGDTEYYKTFYNNLAELKANSNNICIAVEAEGSVLLKNDDSALPLSKGNKVSLFSVTSVDPIYGMGGAGKINIDVNEQLSYKDTMEDAGLVVNEALYDWYKQNTVYHRTHPGGNGVNAVINDAPWDIIPEELKTDSDYGDAAIFIIGRWGNEAIDLPPVSTGSGTGGLTDGDYLKLTPNEVSVLKGLKAEKDKGTFDKIIVLVNSANPIQEDFAHNPEYGVDAALWIGLTGTSGLYAVADILVGDVTPSGRLPDMWYSSRHENPTTKNFGNFSYSGQGGTRRYVVYQEGIYVGYRYAETRYEDTILGRENAGDYDYNQAVVYPFGHGLSYTAFEYSDFDVTYDSQKDEYTVTVKVTNKGTYPGKEVVQVYLQQPYTQYDIENKIEKSAVDLVGFAKTSKLDPAESETVEIVVEGKYFASYDAWGHGTYYLDAGDYYLTAAKDSHDAINNILAKKGKTTDDGMDAPGNADLVWKTTLEASAEKYKNASLTGKEIVNLFDESDINRLNDGVNSVKYFSRSNWTDTVGSTAKIQDSAKIRAGYALDRNGGVKPDDDKEYPTYGKIPTAEEYPQYAHLIKEDYYNGEARIPLAALRADLNGDPIPFDDPLWDVFLDQLTWEETVMLLSDGLRKTRAVDSVGKPATVDHNGSCGYNQRFNNGPSGLATRYNDPDKKSYPTGCPCSGIIAATFNTKLAEVVGIAIGEDSLWSGQAGLYGLGLNLHRNPYHGRYAEYYSEDAFLTGVISGYQTKGIQSKGAYVYNKHFVLNDQEVNRTSYETWITEQALRLNHLRPFEIAIQIGNAKNVMTAFNRLGSVWSGNVYNLCTAYLRGECGMQGFAVTDWYPSGGMGIAGGVLAGNDLPDGSDGSLNSFANKGPGNGYGGLAQAMRLSVHRIMYTVVQSNSMNFLGSNTRIITYEPEWVGVVGIVRTVSIIAFAVASAFLLTMVVLTIFKKYDLLSKLGLKKSS, encoded by the coding sequence ATGAAAAAAACATATACAGCGTCAAAAATAGTATTTAATATATTCGCGATCTTATTTGGGTTTGTCATGCTAGCTTCAACGCTGAGCCTAGAAATGAAAGACCTTATTACCGAACAAGTTTTTGGTGGATATAAGACAGAAATAGTAACCGTAGGCGAAGGCGAAGACGGCGATACGGAATACTATAAGACATTTTATAACAACCTAGCCGAATTAAAGGCGAACAGCAACAACATATGTATAGCGGTTGAGGCTGAGGGCTCGGTATTGCTAAAAAACGATGACTCAGCGTTACCGCTTAGCAAAGGAAACAAAGTAAGCTTATTCAGCGTTACTTCGGTTGACCCCATCTATGGTATGGGCGGCGCGGGTAAAATCAATATTGATGTCAACGAGCAGCTTTCATACAAAGACACTATGGAAGACGCCGGATTAGTAGTCAACGAAGCGCTTTATGATTGGTATAAGCAAAACACCGTTTATCACCGCACGCATCCTGGCGGCAACGGCGTTAACGCCGTAATCAATGACGCTCCTTGGGATATTATTCCTGAGGAACTAAAGACTGACTCTGATTATGGCGACGCGGCTATATTTATCATTGGTCGCTGGGGCAATGAAGCAATTGATTTGCCGCCCGTGAGCACTGGCTCGGGAACAGGCGGTCTTACCGACGGCGACTATTTAAAACTTACTCCCAATGAAGTATCCGTGCTAAAAGGGCTAAAAGCCGAGAAGGATAAGGGAACATTTGATAAGATTATCGTTCTTGTCAATTCAGCCAATCCGATCCAAGAAGATTTCGCGCACAATCCCGAATATGGCGTTGACGCGGCGCTCTGGATTGGTTTGACTGGAACAAGCGGACTTTACGCGGTCGCGGACATACTTGTGGGCGATGTTACCCCTTCGGGCAGACTGCCTGATATGTGGTATTCCAGCCGACATGAAAACCCCACGACCAAAAACTTTGGAAACTTCTCATACAGCGGTCAAGGCGGCACCAGACGATATGTTGTTTATCAAGAGGGTATATATGTGGGCTACCGCTACGCCGAAACAAGATATGAAGACACTATCTTAGGCAGGGAAAACGCGGGCGATTATGATTATAATCAAGCCGTTGTGTATCCTTTTGGGCATGGATTATCTTATACAGCCTTTGAATATTCGGATTTTGATGTTACTTACGACAGCCAAAAAGACGAATATACCGTAACCGTGAAAGTTACTAACAAAGGAACTTACCCCGGAAAAGAAGTTGTTCAAGTTTATCTACAACAACCTTACACCCAATACGATATAGAAAACAAGATTGAAAAATCAGCCGTGGATTTGGTAGGCTTCGCTAAGACTAGCAAGCTAGATCCCGCCGAATCCGAAACAGTGGAAATCGTAGTCGAAGGCAAGTATTTCGCTTCGTATGACGCTTGGGGACACGGCACATATTATCTAGACGCGGGCGATTATTATTTGACAGCGGCAAAAGATTCGCACGACGCTATCAATAATATCTTAGCCAAAAAGGGCAAGACTACCGATGACGGTATGGACGCCCCCGGCAATGCGGATCTTGTTTGGAAAACCACTCTAGAAGCCTCAGCCGAAAAATACAAAAACGCCTCGCTTACCGGAAAAGAAATTGTCAACTTGTTTGACGAATCCGACATTAACCGTTTGAACGACGGCGTTAACTCTGTTAAGTATTTCTCTCGTAGCAACTGGACAGACACCGTAGGCTCAACCGCTAAGATTCAGGATTCCGCCAAAATTAGAGCGGGCTACGCTCTTGACAGAAACGGCGGCGTAAAACCCGACGACGACAAGGAATATCCTACTTATGGAAAAATCCCGACCGCTGAAGAGTATCCACAATACGCTCATTTGATTAAGGAAGATTATTATAACGGCGAAGCTAGAATTCCTTTGGCGGCTTTGAGAGCAGACCTAAACGGCGATCCCATTCCTTTTGACGATCCTTTATGGGATGTATTCCTTGACCAGCTTACTTGGGAAGAAACCGTTATGCTTTTGAGCGACGGTCTTAGGAAGACAAGGGCTGTTGATTCTGTCGGCAAGCCCGCGACGGTTGACCATAACGGCTCATGCGGCTATAACCAAAGATTTAATAACGGGCCTTCAGGATTGGCCACTAGATACAACGACCCTGACAAAAAATCATATCCCACGGGCTGTCCTTGCTCGGGCATAATCGCGGCTACATTTAACACCAAGCTTGCCGAGGTTGTGGGTATCGCTATAGGCGAGGATTCACTCTGGTCGGGACAAGCGGGACTTTATGGTCTTGGTCTTAACCTACACCGCAACCCTTACCATGGACGCTATGCCGAATACTACTCCGAGGACGCTTTCCTTACAGGCGTGATAAGCGGATATCAGACCAAGGGCATTCAGTCCAAGGGCGCCTATGTGTATAATAAGCACTTTGTTCTAAACGACCAAGAAGTCAACCGCACTTCTTATGAGACATGGATAACAGAGCAAGCGCTTAGACTAAACCATCTAAGACCGTTTGAGATCGCGATCCAAATCGGCAACGCCAAAAACGTAATGACCGCGTTTAACCGTTTGGGCTCAGTTTGGTCAGGAAATGTTTACAATCTATGCACAGCTTACCTTCGCGGCGAATGCGGAATGCAAGGCTTCGCTGTAACCGACTGGTATCCTTCTGGCGGAATGGGTATCGCGGGCGGCGTGCTTGCGGGCAACGACTTGCCCGACGGTTCGGATGGCAGTCTCAACAGCTTTGCCAATAAAGGCCCCGGCAACGGCTATGGCGGACTTGCTCAAGCGATGAGATTATCCGTCCACCGCATTATGTATACAGTCGTCCAAAGCAACTCTATGAACTTCTTAGGCTCTAACACCCGCATTATTACTTATGAGCCCGAATGGGTTGGCGTAGTCGGCATAGTCAGAACAGTATCAATAATTGCGTTTGCCGTCGCTTCAGCGTTCTTGCTTACAATGGTAGTTTTGACCATATTCAAAAAATACGACCTGCTCTCAAAACTTGGGCTCAAAAAATCAAGCTAA
- a CDS encoding thioredoxin family protein → MEIITLGNCCKKSRQNHENTVIAAKNCNIKEEVKNLGDIKDIMKYGVISTPAIIIDGKVVSMGKVLTVEQIEKLINERK, encoded by the coding sequence ATGGAAATCATCACTTTAGGAAATTGTTGTAAAAAAAGTAGGCAAAACCACGAAAATACTGTAATAGCGGCTAAAAATTGCAATATTAAGGAAGAAGTAAAAAATCTAGGAGATATTAAAGACATTATGAAATACGGTGTCATTAGCACTCCTGCCATTATAATTGATGGTAAGGTTGTTTCAATGGGAAAGGTTTTGACCGTTGAACAGATAGAGAAATTGATAAATGAAAGAAAATAA
- a CDS encoding permease, translating into MNFITYQLLGMKWLNSVIGIFLNGIFGNNFINEWYGASIQFFIYDTIKIIVLLCFLIFIISYIQSYFPPERTKKLLSRFGGIKGNILGALLGTVTPFCSCSSVPLFIGFTRAGIRTGATFSFLISSPLVDLGAFILLVSVFGFPISIVYVIVGLSLAVIGGTIIEKSGAERHIEDFVLQGDNIDIEGVEITKRDRIIYAKEQMLSTLKKVLPYILIGVGIGALIHNVIPEEWIQAVLGQDNPFSVIIASLMGAPMYADIFGTIPVAEALYAKGVGLGTILAFMMSVTTLSLPSIIMLKKVLRSKLLFMFITVTIIGIIIIGYVFNALNFLFI; encoded by the coding sequence ATGAATTTTATTACATACCAGTTATTAGGCATGAAATGGCTTAATTCAGTTATAGGTATATTCTTAAATGGCATATTTGGCAATAATTTTATTAATGAATGGTATGGCGCAAGTATTCAGTTTTTCATATATGACACTATCAAAATCATCGTTTTGCTTTGCTTTCTTATTTTCATAATTAGCTATATACAAAGTTATTTTCCGCCAGAAAGAACTAAAAAACTATTGAGCCGTTTCGGGGGCATAAAAGGTAATATTTTAGGAGCGCTGCTGGGCACGGTTACTCCTTTTTGTTCATGCTCTTCAGTTCCTTTATTTATAGGTTTTACGCGCGCCGGCATAAGGACTGGCGCAACATTCAGTTTTTTGATAAGCAGTCCCCTTGTCGATTTAGGAGCCTTTATTCTTCTTGTAAGCGTATTTGGCTTTCCAATATCGATTGTTTATGTTATTGTAGGACTCTCGCTTGCGGTAATCGGGGGAACCATTATAGAAAAATCAGGGGCGGAAAGACATATTGAAGATTTTGTTTTGCAGGGTGACAACATAGATATTGAAGGGGTAGAGATAACAAAAAGAGATAGAATAATATATGCAAAAGAACAAATGCTTTCCACATTAAAAAAAGTTCTACCTTATATATTAATAGGCGTTGGCATAGGCGCTTTAATTCATAATGTAATACCTGAAGAATGGATACAGGCGGTATTGGGTCAAGATAATCCTTTCAGTGTAATAATAGCAAGTTTAATGGGGGCGCCGATGTATGCCGATATATTCGGGACAATACCCGTTGCGGAAGCGTTATATGCAAAAGGCGTTGGATTGGGAACAATACTTGCATTTATGATGAGCGTAACGACCCTTAGTCTACCTAGTATAATAATGCTTAAGAAGGTATTAAGATCAAAATTGTTATTTATGTTTATTACGGTTACTATCATAGGTATAATAATTATAGGTTATGTGTTTAATGCGTTAAACTTTTTATTCATATAA
- the arsM gene encoding arsenite methyltransferase: MSKEIKRNFIRKQYSKIARKEKIACCSGCCCGGNDVDNISFQLGYTEEDLKSVPSQSNMGLGCGNPIAIANLKEGETVLDLGSGGGFDCFLARRKVGEKGYVIGVDMTSEMILLARKNNEKMGYKNVEFRLGEIERLPVADGTIDVIISNCVINLALNKQKVFKEAYRVLKKGGRLSIVDVLVTAKLPEDILNDLEMLAGCISGAEHIEKIKGMLEEAGFTDIKMTPKENSRKIISAWVPGRNIEDYVASYIIEAIK, from the coding sequence ATGTCTAAAGAGATTAAAAGAAATTTTATTCGCAAGCAATATTCAAAAATTGCAAGAAAAGAAAAAATAGCTTGTTGTAGCGGTTGTTGCTGCGGTGGTAATGATGTAGACAACATATCGTTTCAACTTGGTTATACAGAAGAGGATTTAAAAAGCGTTCCATCCCAATCAAACATGGGTTTAGGTTGTGGAAATCCCATAGCAATTGCAAATTTAAAAGAAGGTGAGACAGTATTGGATCTTGGCTCGGGAGGAGGATTTGACTGTTTTCTTGCTAGAAGAAAGGTGGGGGAAAAAGGTTATGTAATAGGGGTAGATATGACGTCTGAAATGATTCTCCTTGCGAGAAAAAACAATGAGAAAATGGGATATAAAAATGTTGAGTTCAGGCTGGGAGAAATTGAGCGTCTACCGGTTGCCGATGGCACAATAGATGTAATAATATCCAATTGTGTCATTAACCTTGCTTTAAATAAACAAAAGGTATTTAAAGAAGCATATAGGGTATTGAAAAAGGGCGGCAGATTATCAATTGTCGATGTGCTTGTTACGGCTAAACTTCCGGAAGATATCTTAAATGACCTTGAAATGTTAGCCGGTTGTATCTCTGGAGCGGAACATATAGAAAAAATAAAAGGTATGTTGGAAGAAGCAGGTTTTACTGATATAAAGATGACACCTAAGGAAAACAGCAGAAAAATTATCAGCGCCTGGGTGCCAGGCAGAAATATTGAGGATTATGTTGCTTCATACATTATAGAGGCAATAAAATAA